From the genome of Gracilibacillus salitolerans, one region includes:
- a CDS encoding DUF2935 domain-containing protein, with translation MYYLKSNYLKSAVFEHQFWLQVLGDHARFINDSLYPSEIDDIEKAKMFRSQYDQLLAQSSAIDTSNAISFSIMVEDLTKQFREFKFSIIERHLTGQMGIHLTPTFLNHMVNELEEYLLILSYLKQGEVPPIFHELHHHLLWLLDASGHAGAINDEMDGVEQRLKEKSHAFTEHFNQFYIKAVELTGYLRSNVNAFPALKRFNNNVEVEIGLFKTFLHELEEMELSAEVLSTFTASMADHMAREEQYYLTKVAQSKHATGN, from the coding sequence ATGTATTATTTGAAATCCAATTATTTGAAAAGTGCTGTGTTTGAACATCAATTTTGGCTGCAGGTGCTCGGAGATCATGCTCGATTTATTAACGATTCCCTTTATCCATCAGAAATAGATGATATTGAAAAGGCCAAAATGTTTCGCTCGCAGTATGATCAATTGCTTGCACAATCAAGCGCCATTGATACGTCCAATGCCATATCGTTCTCTATTATGGTTGAAGACCTAACCAAGCAATTCAGAGAGTTTAAGTTTTCCATTATCGAACGGCATTTGACAGGACAAATGGGTATTCATCTGACACCTACATTTCTTAATCACATGGTCAATGAATTGGAAGAATATTTGTTGATTTTAAGTTATCTGAAGCAAGGAGAGGTACCGCCTATCTTTCACGAATTACATCATCATCTTCTCTGGTTGTTGGATGCATCAGGTCATGCTGGCGCGATTAATGATGAGATGGATGGTGTGGAACAAAGGCTAAAAGAAAAGAGTCATGCTTTTACGGAGCATTTTAATCAATTCTATATAAAAGCGGTTGAACTGACCGGTTATTTACGCTCCAATGTTAATGCATTCCCAGCATTAAAAAGGTTCAATAATAACGTAGAAGTAGAAATCGGATTATTTAAAACATTTTTGCACGAATTGGAAGAGATGGAGCTAAGTGCAGAAGTATTAAGTACATTTACCGCCTCCATGGCTGACCATATGGCTCGTGAGGAACAATATTACTTAACGAAAGTGGCACAATCCAAGCATGCTACCGGAAATTGA
- a CDS encoding GNAT family N-acetyltransferase — MFDELVGEKVRIVPMESHHIQGLYDIANEERIWNHLPRNIQTITDMMSFVEEALEGKESGREFPFVVLRRDNEKIIGSTRFLDISNTNKSLEIGWTWYTPSVWGTHTNTECKYLLLKYCFETLKLIRVQFKTDEQNVRSQKAIEKIGAVKEGILRNQMIRKNGTYRNSIFYSIIEQEWEAVKNKLDNILRNSQ; from the coding sequence ATGTTTGATGAATTAGTAGGCGAAAAAGTTCGTATTGTTCCAATGGAAAGTCATCATATACAAGGTTTATATGATATTGCGAATGAAGAAAGGATATGGAATCATTTACCTAGGAACATACAAACAATAACTGATATGATGTCCTTCGTTGAAGAGGCATTAGAAGGTAAAGAAAGTGGAAGAGAATTTCCATTTGTTGTTTTACGTCGTGATAACGAAAAAATTATTGGTTCTACACGCTTTCTTGATATTTCAAATACAAATAAAAGTTTGGAAATCGGATGGACTTGGTACACTCCATCTGTTTGGGGAACACATACTAATACAGAATGTAAATACTTGTTATTAAAATATTGCTTTGAGACATTGAAACTTATACGAGTTCAATTTAAAACCGATGAACAAAATGTTAGGTCACAAAAAGCAATAGAAAAAATAGGTGCAGTGAAAGAAGGAATATTAAGAAATCAAATGATTCGAAAGAATGGCACCTACCGTAATTCTATTTTTTATAGCATTATTGAACAGGAATGGGAAGCAGTGAAGAATAAATTAGATAATATTTTAAGAAATTCTCAATAA
- a CDS encoding DUF1697 domain-containing protein, which translates to MVYIALLRGINVGGNNKIDMKLLKQTFEQVGMKDVLTYINTGNIIFSYNGLSKTELSRLLEEAIHNDFGLQIKVVVRSIDDVREIINVIPDTWKNDKDMKSDVMFLWDEIDDESALGNLVIKPNIDKVKYAPGAILWSVDKKNLTKSGMSRIVGSKIYKQVTVRNVNTVRKIYELMQAQTNS; encoded by the coding sequence ATGGTTTATATTGCTCTTCTTAGAGGGATTAATGTGGGTGGAAATAATAAAATTGACATGAAGCTGCTTAAACAAACGTTTGAACAAGTCGGGATGAAAGATGTGTTGACATACATCAATACAGGGAATATTATTTTTTCATACAATGGTCTGTCAAAAACTGAACTATCACGTCTATTGGAAGAAGCGATACATAATGATTTCGGATTACAAATTAAAGTAGTAGTTCGAAGTATCGATGATGTCAGAGAAATCATTAACGTAATTCCAGACACATGGAAAAATGATAAAGACATGAAAAGCGATGTCATGTTTTTATGGGATGAAATTGATGATGAATCTGCACTTGGAAATTTGGTCATTAAACCAAATATCGACAAGGTAAAATATGCCCCTGGTGCGATCCTATGGTCGGTTGACAAGAAAAATCTAACCAAAAGCGGTATGTCGAGGATCGTTGGATCAAAAATATACAAACAAGTTACGGTAAGAAATGTCAACACCGTTCGTAAGATATATGAACTAATGCAAGCTCAAACCAATTCATAA
- a CDS encoding GNAT family N-acetyltransferase, translated as MEVEDICSEFPLLETERLLLRQVSLGDVHDIYAYGSNEEVSKYVTWETHKSLDETLAFVEYILNRYECNYLAPWAIELKEKQKMIGTIDFVSWDTHQHIAEIGFVISQDFWGKGIVTEAAKEVIKFGFNHMDLERIQAKCLVENIGSARVMEKAGMMFEGVLRKAVYGKGKHWDVKIYSILREEFAAKC; from the coding sequence ATGGAAGTAGAAGATATATGCAGTGAGTTTCCCCTATTGGAAACCGAGCGATTATTATTACGACAGGTATCATTGGGTGATGTTCATGATATCTATGCCTATGGCTCTAACGAGGAAGTATCCAAATATGTAACATGGGAAACCCACAAATCTTTAGATGAAACACTAGCGTTTGTCGAATATATCCTTAATAGATATGAATGTAATTACCTTGCTCCGTGGGCAATCGAGTTGAAGGAAAAGCAAAAGATGATAGGTACGATTGATTTTGTCTCATGGGATACACATCAACATATTGCAGAAATCGGCTTTGTGATTTCTCAAGACTTTTGGGGCAAAGGAATTGTCACGGAAGCTGCCAAAGAAGTTATTAAATTTGGTTTTAACCATATGGACTTAGAACGGATTCAGGCAAAATGTTTAGTAGAAAACATCGGTTCAGCAAGAGTGATGGAGAAAGCAGGTATGATGTTTGAGGGGGTATTGAGAAAAGCAGTGTATGGCAAAGGAAAGCATTGGGATGTGAAGATTTACTCGATTTTGAGAGAAGAATTTGCTGCTAAATGTTGA
- a CDS encoding VOC family protein gives MNPLNNKITAVFIPVKNIEKARDWYCDLLDKEPHDDFPGGHLYVIELDGLNVVLDSKIYREETILKTPAFHFDTDNIEESYQYMESKGVELLSDIQFGHFFNFKDLDGNHMMVCER, from the coding sequence ATGAATCCATTAAACAACAAAATTACTGCTGTATTTATTCCCGTGAAGAATATTGAGAAAGCTCGTGACTGGTACTGTGATTTACTGGACAAAGAACCTCATGATGACTTTCCCGGAGGACACCTTTATGTTATCGAATTAGACGGATTAAATGTGGTATTGGACAGTAAAATCTACCGAGAGGAAACCATTCTGAAAACACCTGCCTTCCATTTTGATACAGATAATATTGAAGAATCCTATCAGTATATGGAAAGCAAAGGAGTAGAATTACTCTCGGATATTCAATTTGGTCATTTTTTCAATTTTAAGGATCTTGACGGCAACCATATGATGGTATGTGAGCGATAG
- a CDS encoding SRPBCC domain-containing protein encodes MNYGTLSQHNGRYSLTFECEFPLSPEKLFDTLIDPAFFTQWYPFATAEMDVEVGGKLKFDDGEGSVYEGEIIELEAPNTFVFKEIDDLLDMRITEKENGCLFTFKHSFDDASMAMYMAAGWHRCLEVLQQLVYGEPVEWKDNAEELRVYYKEAFEKGEQ; translated from the coding sequence ATGAATTACGGTACACTTAGTCAACATAATGGACGATACTCTCTAACATTTGAATGTGAATTCCCACTTTCTCCGGAAAAATTATTTGATACCCTAATTGATCCGGCTTTCTTTACCCAATGGTATCCATTCGCAACGGCAGAAATGGATGTAGAAGTCGGCGGTAAGCTGAAGTTTGATGATGGGGAAGGTTCTGTGTACGAAGGAGAAATCATCGAGTTAGAAGCACCAAACACTTTTGTTTTCAAAGAGATAGACGATTTGCTTGATATGCGGATAACGGAAAAAGAAAATGGCTGTCTTTTTACATTTAAGCATTCCTTCGATGACGCCTCTATGGCGATGTACATGGCAGCAGGCTGGCATCGTTGTCTTGAAGTATTACAGCAACTTGTTTACGGTGAACCAGTAGAGTGGAAAGATAATGCCGAAGAGTTGCGTGTTTACTATAAAGAAGCCTTTGAAAAAGGTGAACAGTGA
- a CDS encoding helix-turn-helix domain-containing protein, whose amino-acid sequence MKNWKKLLHPVRMEIIQALVGGKQLTPSQLSQYLPNIPHATLYRHINYLHDLGMITVKEEIQKRGTVERVYSLATEMESTTPEDLSAMSKDEHLDLFTQFISNIVHDFGRYLERENFNLLEDGVSYRQAVYYLSDAEFQDMIHELRSVYEKYQGLEPSEERTKRKVTTIILPEKGDE is encoded by the coding sequence ATGAAAAATTGGAAGAAACTTTTGCATCCTGTTCGCATGGAAATCATTCAAGCGTTAGTAGGAGGCAAGCAATTAACTCCATCTCAACTTTCTCAATACCTGCCCAATATTCCCCACGCCACATTGTACCGGCATATTAATTATCTTCATGACTTAGGGATGATCACCGTCAAGGAAGAGATTCAAAAGAGAGGGACAGTCGAAAGAGTCTATAGTTTGGCTACAGAAATGGAAAGCACCACCCCAGAAGATTTGAGTGCAATGTCCAAGGATGAGCACTTAGATTTATTCACCCAATTTATTTCAAACATTGTACATGATTTTGGAAGATACCTAGAACGTGAAAATTTTAATCTTTTAGAAGACGGGGTTAGCTACCGGCAGGCAGTGTATTATCTGTCAGATGCTGAATTTCAGGACATGATTCATGAATTACGAAGCGTCTATGAGAAATATCAAGGATTAGAGCCAAGTGAAGAGCGTACTAAACGGAAGGTCACCACTATCATTTTACCGGAAAAAGGAGATGAGTGA
- a CDS encoding alpha/beta hydrolase, with protein MKEIKIKSSVTLTGTLTRPEKNDQHIAIVMIPGSGKVDRNGNADKKGMDFNIYQELSDFLVSLGYTTVRYDKRGVGKSEGDLLRTGLHDAIEDVQAAVQYIKNDLPIIDKVLLLGHSEGTMIATAVATQVDVGGVILLAGGGETLEEATKRQRELTFQALKEKKNFTGWLFRRFRLAEKAEKKNQRLFNKIKQSDKEVIRVQLIPFPAKWLREHFTYDLMADLKQLTCPVLAITGKADYQSDYQKLERVAELISSDTECHTIETMDHMLKEETDEVNMLEIQKVYQKNRNKPLHPEMKEILENWLQNN; from the coding sequence ATGAAAGAAATCAAGATCAAAAGTAGTGTAACACTGACAGGTACTTTAACGAGGCCAGAGAAAAATGATCAGCATATAGCAATTGTAATGATTCCAGGTTCAGGGAAAGTTGATCGTAATGGTAATGCAGACAAAAAAGGAATGGATTTTAACATTTATCAGGAGTTGTCTGATTTTCTTGTCAGTTTAGGCTATACAACAGTTCGCTATGACAAGCGAGGAGTGGGAAAGAGTGAAGGTGATCTCCTACGCACAGGTTTACATGATGCAATAGAAGACGTGCAAGCTGCAGTTCAGTATATTAAAAATGATCTACCTATCATTGATAAAGTGTTGTTGTTAGGACATAGTGAAGGAACAATGATTGCGACAGCTGTTGCTACTCAAGTTGATGTAGGTGGCGTCATTTTGTTAGCTGGTGGTGGTGAAACGTTGGAAGAAGCAACGAAACGCCAACGTGAACTTACATTCCAGGCATTAAAAGAGAAGAAGAATTTCACAGGCTGGCTATTTCGAAGATTCCGCTTGGCTGAAAAGGCAGAAAAGAAAAATCAACGACTATTCAATAAAATCAAACAATCCGATAAAGAAGTTATCCGGGTCCAATTGATACCATTTCCCGCAAAATGGTTACGTGAACACTTTACTTATGATTTAATGGCAGATTTAAAGCAACTAACTTGCCCTGTACTAGCAATTACAGGTAAAGCTGATTATCAATCCGATTACCAAAAATTGGAACGAGTTGCAGAACTGATTTCATCAGATACAGAATGTCATACGATCGAAACAATGGACCACATGTTGAAAGAAGAGACAGATGAAGTAAATATGCTAGAAATACAAAAAGTATATCAAAAAAATCGTAACAAACCACTGCATCCAGAGATGAAAGAGATTTTGGAGAACTGGTTACAGAATAACTAA
- a CDS encoding DUF6366 family protein has product MIDEKESPERRREKMRQEELKGNPSGSIHGSGLPDLVGSVSWKSTGILILLIILGVIIYSVFFR; this is encoded by the coding sequence ATGATTGATGAAAAAGAATCTCCTGAAAGAAGAAGAGAAAAAATGAGACAAGAAGAATTAAAAGGGAATCCTTCTGGTAGTATTCATGGTAGTGGACTCCCTGATTTAGTTGGAAGTGTAAGTTGGAAAAGTACTGGAATACTTATTCTACTCATCATTTTGGGTGTTATTATTTACTCCGTTTTCTTTCGGTAA
- a CDS encoding acetamidase/formamidase family protein: MTTYHIEPKKQTLHGSFSKHLTPILTINSGDSVRYSTLDALWGLEPYKSTGTRRIFETKELKGNSGHALCGPIAIKGARPGMVLMIKMNEIRPSSWGWSFAGGSKQVKKRLGLAEQDQYHLNWELDTIKMIGTSQVNHRVPLSPFMGTVGMPPNEPGIHSTIPPRFCGGNMDCKELVEGSILYLPIPVSEGLFSVGDGHALQGDGEVSTQAIECPMDVVDLTFTLKDDLHLSMPRAHTPAGWITFGFHEDLDEACFIALESMLDLMQELYCFSRKEAYTLASLTVNMRITQIVNGTKGVHAILPHDSFIE, translated from the coding sequence ATGACTACCTACCATATAGAACCTAAAAAACAGACTCTTCATGGCTCTTTTTCAAAACATCTCACACCTATTTTAACCATAAACTCAGGTGATTCCGTTCGTTATTCTACTCTAGATGCATTATGGGGATTAGAACCTTATAAATCAACTGGTACTCGACGAATTTTTGAGACAAAAGAGTTAAAAGGAAACAGTGGCCATGCTCTCTGTGGTCCAATAGCTATTAAAGGTGCTAGACCTGGAATGGTTCTGATGATTAAAATGAATGAAATACGCCCATCTTCATGGGGATGGAGTTTTGCAGGTGGTTCCAAGCAAGTCAAAAAACGACTCGGCTTAGCAGAACAAGATCAATACCACTTAAACTGGGAATTGGATACTATAAAGATGATTGGGACTAGTCAAGTGAATCATCGAGTGCCTTTATCACCATTCATGGGGACGGTGGGTATGCCTCCTAACGAACCTGGAATTCATTCAACTATACCACCAAGATTTTGTGGTGGGAACATGGATTGTAAAGAGCTAGTGGAAGGAAGTATTTTATATCTCCCAATTCCTGTTTCTGAGGGACTGTTCTCAGTTGGTGATGGCCATGCATTACAAGGTGATGGTGAAGTTAGCACCCAGGCGATTGAATGCCCAATGGATGTTGTAGACTTAACTTTTACACTTAAAGATGACTTACATTTATCTATGCCTCGTGCCCATACCCCGGCAGGTTGGATTACATTTGGCTTTCACGAAGACCTTGATGAAGCTTGTTTTATTGCACTTGAAAGCATGCTAGATCTTATGCAAGAGCTGTATTGTTTCAGTCGTAAGGAAGCTTATACTCTAGCTAGTTTGACAGTAAATATGAGAATTACTCAAATTGTTAATGGAACTAAAGGAGTGCACGCCATTCTGCCTCACGATTCGTTTATTGAATAG